The Flaviramulus sp. BrNp1-15 genome has a window encoding:
- a CDS encoding glutamine synthetase beta-grasp domain-containing protein, producing MAKIKLEYIWLDGYKPTQNMRSKTKVEEHENFKGTLEELENWSFDGSSTRQAEGGSSDCILKPVAIYPDPDRINGYLVMTEVLNPDGTPHESNGRATIDDDDNDFWFGFEQEYFIMDTHTQLPLGFPIGGYPAPQGMYYCSVGGKNTHGRGLVEEHANLCIDAGLNFEGINQEVACGQWEFQLFAKGAKKAGDEIWIARYLLDRLTEKYGYYIDYHPKPLGKDMDWNGSGMHANFSNTTLRTAGNKETYEKICEAFRPVVKEHIAVYGEFNDQRLTGLHETASINDFSYGISDRGASIRIPIATVERGWKGWLEDRRPAANGDPYKIAGRIIKTVKSAKV from the coding sequence ATGGCAAAAATTAAATTAGAATACATTTGGTTAGATGGCTACAAGCCAACTCAGAATATGAGGAGTAAAACCAAAGTAGAAGAACATGAAAATTTTAAAGGTACATTAGAAGAATTAGAAAACTGGTCTTTTGATGGGTCTTCAACAAGACAAGCAGAAGGTGGATCTTCAGATTGTATTTTAAAACCAGTAGCTATCTATCCTGATCCAGACAGAATTAATGGATACTTAGTAATGACTGAGGTATTAAATCCTGATGGGACTCCTCACGAATCTAACGGTAGAGCTACTATTGATGATGATGATAATGATTTCTGGTTTGGTTTTGAGCAAGAATATTTTATTATGGATACTCATACACAATTACCTTTAGGTTTCCCTATTGGTGGTTATCCTGCTCCACAAGGTATGTACTACTGCTCTGTAGGTGGAAAAAACACACATGGTAGAGGTTTAGTTGAAGAACATGCAAACTTATGTATTGATGCAGGATTAAACTTTGAAGGTATTAACCAAGAAGTTGCTTGTGGACAATGGGAATTTCAATTATTCGCTAAAGGTGCCAAAAAAGCTGGAGACGAGATTTGGATTGCAAGATACTTATTAGACCGTTTAACAGAAAAATACGGATACTATATTGATTACCATCCAAAACCATTAGGAAAAGATATGGATTGGAATGGTTCTGGTATGCATGCAAACTTCTCTAATACTACATTAAGAACTGCAGGAAACAAAGAAACTTACGAAAAAATATGTGAAGCATTTAGACCAGTTGTAAAAGAGCATATTGCTGTTTACGGTGAGTTTAACGACCAACGTTTAACTGGTTTACACGAAACTGCTTCTATTAACGATTTCTCTTATGGTATTTCAGATAGAGGAGCATCAATACGTATCCCTATTGCTACTGTAGAAAGAGGTTGGAAAGGATGGTTAGAAGATAGAAGACCAGCTGCTAACGGAGACCCATACAAAATTGCTGGACGTATTATTAAAACTGTTAAATCTGCTAAGGTTTAA
- a CDS encoding FecR family protein, protein MISTKEKNLIVKYLTKQASFTELDELGVWLEQSSNEKEFINYVKINYAIDFNMKKFDSVNSKKQLIELINKEKKVYKLRKVKSFGKYVAIAIIFLSLGYLYQNKYFFNTPSHTIKSENVTLQLENGNIEVINENGSSKVLDAQGNIVGSQDGTELVYNNEVEKETLVYNTLNIPYGKRFKIKLSDGTIVHLNAGTSLKYPVKFIEGKERKVFLKGEAFFNVAKDTKHPFIVNSDELNVQVLGTQFNVSSYPEDTVTDVVLVEGSVNLHLEKNNNLDNDIVLKPGFKGSFNKDEANIDTKRVLTNIYTSWVDGELFFRNITFENILKKMERHYNVTIINKNLSLSQEEFNASFREAPIEKILEYFEITYNIEYTINENNIIIN, encoded by the coding sequence ATGATTTCAACAAAAGAAAAAAACCTCATCGTAAAGTACCTTACTAAGCAAGCATCTTTTACAGAACTTGATGAATTAGGCGTATGGTTAGAACAATCTTCTAACGAAAAAGAATTTATCAACTATGTAAAAATCAATTATGCCATTGATTTTAATATGAAAAAATTTGATTCTGTAAATTCGAAAAAACAATTAATCGAATTAATCAATAAAGAAAAGAAAGTATACAAATTACGAAAAGTTAAAAGTTTTGGTAAATATGTGGCAATAGCTATAATCTTCTTATCATTAGGATATCTTTATCAAAATAAATACTTTTTCAATACACCTAGTCATACTATAAAAAGTGAGAACGTTACATTACAACTCGAAAATGGAAATATTGAAGTTATTAATGAAAATGGTTCTTCTAAAGTTTTAGATGCTCAAGGAAATATTGTTGGATCTCAAGACGGCACCGAATTAGTTTATAACAATGAAGTTGAAAAAGAAACCTTAGTTTACAACACGCTTAACATCCCTTATGGTAAACGCTTTAAAATAAAACTCTCTGATGGTACCATAGTTCATTTAAACGCAGGAACATCTTTAAAATATCCTGTAAAATTTATTGAAGGGAAAGAAAGAAAAGTATTCTTAAAAGGAGAAGCCTTCTTTAATGTTGCCAAAGACACAAAGCACCCTTTTATTGTAAATTCTGACGAATTAAATGTTCAAGTACTTGGAACCCAATTTAATGTTTCTAGTTACCCTGAAGACACTGTAACCGATGTTGTACTAGTAGAAGGGTCTGTAAATCTTCACCTTGAAAAAAATAATAACCTAGATAACGACATAGTTTTAAAACCTGGTTTTAAAGGTAGTTTTAATAAAGATGAAGCTAATATAGATACTAAGCGTGTATTAACTAACATCTATACATCTTGGGTAGATGGAGAATTGTTTTTTAGAAATATAACTTTTGAAAATATTCTAAAAAAAATGGAAAGACATTATAATGTCACCATAATAAACAAAAATTTAAGCTTAAGTCAAGAAGAATTTAACGCCAGTTTTAGGGAAGCACCTATTGAAAAAATACTTGAGTATTTTGAAATTACTTACAATATAGAATATACCATAAACGAAAACAACATAATAATTAACTAA
- a CDS encoding glutamine synthetase III, whose product MSTLRFHALKESLAYKTVTVEEKERRSDLFGRNVFNENTMRQYLTKDAFVGVMNAIQFGKKIDRSIADQVASSMKDWALAKNVTHYTHWFQPLTGATAEKHDAFFETISGGMAIEKFGGSQLVQQEPDASSFPSGGIRNTFEARGYTAWDPTSPAFIYGTTLCIPTIFVAYTGEALDYKTPLLRALNAVDNAATAVCKYFDKNVKKVTSSLGWEQEYFLIDKMLAASRPDITLTGRTLLGHSSAKGQQLDDHYFGSIPNRALNFMRELENECMLLGIPVKTRHNEVAPNQFELAPIFEEANLAVDHNSLLMDIMGRVASRHNFKVLLHEKPFAGINGSGKHNNWSLSTDSGINLLAPGKTPMSNLQFLTFFINTIKAVHEHEALLRAAIASASNDHRLGANEAPPAIISVFIGEQLTKVLEELEGVTKGKLSPEEKTELKLNVVGKIPDVLLDNTDRNRTSPFAFTGNKFEFRAVGSMANCGNPMTVLNTIVAKQLQDFKIEVDKLIDKKDLKKDEAIFNVLREYIKSCRNILFEGNGYGKEWEAEAKKRGLSNNKTTPEALKARISKESIALFEEMSVMSKIETEARYEIEIEAYIMHIQIESRVLGDIARNHIVPTAVKYQNILIENVKGLKEIFDKKFTTVSKEQISLIEEISSHIEAINAKVTHMIDERRKANAIDDIEKKAHFYCNNVKALFEDIRYHCDKLELLVDDEIWPLTKYRELLFTR is encoded by the coding sequence ATGTCTACACTTAGATTTCATGCTTTAAAAGAGTCACTCGCATATAAAACTGTTACTGTTGAAGAAAAGGAACGTCGTTCAGATTTATTTGGTAGAAATGTTTTTAACGAAAACACCATGCGCCAATACTTAACAAAAGATGCTTTTGTAGGTGTTATGAATGCGATTCAATTTGGTAAAAAAATAGATAGAAGTATTGCAGACCAAGTAGCATCTTCTATGAAAGATTGGGCATTAGCTAAAAATGTAACACATTATACGCATTGGTTTCAACCATTAACTGGCGCAACTGCAGAAAAGCATGATGCTTTTTTTGAGACTATTAGTGGAGGTATGGCTATCGAAAAGTTTGGAGGTAGTCAATTAGTACAACAAGAACCAGATGCATCCAGTTTCCCTAGTGGAGGAATTAGAAATACTTTTGAAGCTCGCGGATATACCGCTTGGGATCCTACATCCCCAGCATTTATATATGGTACAACATTATGTATTCCAACTATTTTTGTTGCTTATACGGGAGAAGCCTTAGATTATAAAACGCCTTTATTGAGAGCCTTAAATGCTGTTGATAATGCGGCAACAGCAGTTTGTAAATATTTTGATAAAAATGTAAAAAAAGTAACTTCCTCACTGGGTTGGGAACAGGAGTATTTTTTAATAGATAAAATGCTGGCTGCTAGTCGTCCAGATATTACTTTAACAGGTCGTACATTATTAGGGCACTCTTCGGCTAAAGGACAGCAATTAGATGATCATTATTTTGGATCTATACCTAATAGAGCATTAAATTTTATGCGTGAACTTGAAAACGAATGTATGCTTTTAGGTATTCCTGTAAAAACTAGGCATAATGAAGTAGCTCCAAATCAGTTTGAGCTTGCACCTATTTTTGAAGAAGCCAATTTAGCAGTAGACCACAATTCGTTGTTAATGGATATTATGGGGCGTGTAGCGTCTCGCCATAATTTTAAAGTACTATTACACGAAAAACCTTTTGCAGGAATAAATGGATCTGGTAAACATAACAATTGGTCGCTTTCTACAGATTCTGGAATTAATTTACTGGCTCCAGGTAAAACACCAATGAGTAACCTGCAATTTCTAACATTTTTTATAAATACTATAAAAGCGGTTCATGAACATGAAGCACTTTTAAGAGCTGCTATAGCTTCAGCTAGTAACGATCATAGATTGGGAGCAAACGAAGCGCCACCAGCAATTATTTCTGTATTTATAGGCGAGCAATTAACAAAGGTTCTAGAAGAACTTGAAGGCGTTACAAAAGGAAAACTATCTCCAGAAGAAAAAACTGAATTAAAGCTTAACGTGGTTGGAAAAATACCTGATGTTTTATTAGATAATACCGATAGAAACAGAACTTCACCATTTGCTTTTACAGGTAATAAATTTGAATTTAGAGCTGTTGGATCTATGGCAAATTGCGGAAATCCTATGACGGTTTTAAATACTATCGTTGCTAAACAATTACAAGATTTTAAAATTGAAGTAGATAAATTAATTGATAAAAAAGATTTAAAAAAAGACGAAGCTATTTTCAATGTTTTAAGAGAGTATATTAAGTCTTGTAGAAATATTTTATTTGAAGGAAATGGCTATGGGAAGGAATGGGAAGCTGAAGCTAAAAAACGCGGTTTAAGTAATAATAAAACAACGCCAGAAGCTTTAAAAGCCAGAATTTCTAAAGAAAGCATCGCCTTATTTGAAGAAATGAGTGTGATGAGTAAAATTGAAACCGAAGCACGATATGAAATTGAGATTGAAGCTTACATTATGCACATACAAATTGAAAGTAGAGTGCTTGGGGATATTGCTCGTAATCATATTGTACCAACTGCTGTGAAGTATCAAAATATTTTAATTGAAAACGTAAAAGGTTTAAAAGAAATATTCGATAAAAAATTCACTACGGTTTCTAAAGAACAAATTAGTTTAATTGAAGAAATATCTAGTCATATTGAAGCTATAAATGCCAAAGTAACACATATGATTGATGAGCGTAGAAAAGCAAACGCAATAGACGATATTGAAAAGAAAGCACATTTTTACTGTAACAATGTAAAGGCTCTATTTGAAGATATTAGATACCATTGCGATAAACTTGAGCTTTTAGTTGATGACGAGATTTGGCCATTAACTAAGTACAGAGAATTGTTATTTACAAGATAG
- a CDS encoding M56 family metallopeptidase has translation MEYLLKVSAVVAIFYLSYKMFLQRDTFFKKNRWFLLAGLITAFLIPFYVIHEYIEYTPIDLSHLNFNEVAIQNTKNTFNVLDYFPAVYLLGIIFFSIRFLIQISSLATLIFKYKKYKKGQYTYVETNADVSPFSFFNWIVYNPNQFNKTELEQIIAHEKIHVQQYHSIDIILTQIACVLLWFNPFVWLYNKDLKQNLEFLADYDAVNYSACKKTYQYTLLKTSLPTHQLALSNNFYNSLIKKRIVMLHKSKSKKINQIKFALVLPLLAIFLMSFNTEKIYVEKEIPVIELLDTKPITENDNSTETLNTAIAEPVKKKAVSEVPTQTKKQNTIYKVAINDLVEVMVTKKSSDKNLDEIAAKLKEHGVTIKFKGVKRNNEGEITAIKINANSKNSNANYNISADDTIKPIKISFNKEDDSISIGNGHYIHEDGNTLHFISKDKNHKIHSTGHGNKVYVISDDDNDKNIEVIVESDVDIDTDVEIIESIEKNPGKNKAKIRILKKGDNDPIHIINGKVVEKNEVELLDKENIEKVEVLKGEVAIKKYGDKGKDGVVMVTTKKNKVNIISNDGKDPLYIIDGKEVKKDVFSDLNENDIKTMKVLKGDAAIEKYGKKGENGVIEITTKKKN, from the coding sequence ATGGAATATTTATTGAAAGTTAGTGCGGTTGTTGCCATTTTTTATTTAAGCTATAAAATGTTTTTGCAACGTGATACCTTTTTTAAAAAAAATAGATGGTTTTTATTAGCTGGTTTAATAACTGCTTTTTTAATACCTTTTTATGTAATACATGAATATATTGAATACACTCCTATTGACTTATCTCATTTAAACTTTAATGAAGTTGCTATTCAAAACACTAAAAACACTTTTAATGTTTTGGATTATTTTCCGGCAGTCTATTTACTTGGTATTATCTTTTTCTCTATTCGGTTTTTAATACAAATTTCGTCGTTAGCTACTTTAATTTTTAAATATAAAAAATATAAAAAAGGACAGTACACTTACGTTGAAACTAATGCTGATGTTTCTCCGTTTTCATTTTTTAATTGGATAGTTTATAATCCCAATCAATTTAATAAAACTGAACTTGAACAAATTATTGCACATGAAAAAATACATGTACAGCAATACCACTCAATAGATATTATTTTAACTCAAATTGCCTGTGTTTTACTATGGTTCAATCCTTTTGTATGGCTTTACAATAAAGACTTAAAACAAAATTTAGAGTTTCTGGCAGATTATGATGCTGTAAATTATTCTGCTTGCAAAAAAACGTATCAATATACATTACTTAAAACGAGTTTGCCAACTCATCAATTGGCATTAAGTAATAATTTTTATAATTCATTAATCAAAAAACGAATCGTTATGTTACACAAATCAAAATCTAAAAAAATCAATCAAATTAAGTTCGCTCTTGTTTTACCTTTATTAGCTATTTTTTTAATGAGCTTTAATACCGAAAAAATATATGTTGAAAAAGAAATTCCTGTAATAGAATTATTAGACACAAAACCTATAACAGAAAATGATAACTCTACTGAAACATTAAACACTGCAATTGCTGAACCAGTTAAGAAAAAAGCTGTGAGTGAAGTTCCTACTCAAACTAAAAAACAAAATACTATATATAAGGTAGCTATTAATGATTTAGTTGAGGTTATGGTTACCAAAAAAAGTAGTGATAAAAACCTTGATGAAATCGCTGCTAAACTAAAAGAACATGGTGTTACTATAAAGTTTAAAGGCGTTAAACGCAATAACGAAGGAGAAATAACCGCTATTAAAATTAATGCAAACTCCAAAAACTCTAATGCTAATTATAATATAAGTGCTGATGACACTATAAAACCTATCAAAATTTCTTTTAACAAGGAAGATGACAGTATTTCAATTGGTAATGGGCATTATATTCATGAAGATGGAAATACATTACATTTTATATCTAAAGATAAAAATCATAAAATACATTCAACTGGACATGGAAATAAAGTTTATGTAATTTCTGATGATGATAATGATAAAAATATCGAAGTAATTGTTGAAAGTGATGTTGACATTGATACTGATGTAGAAATTATAGAATCAATAGAAAAAAATCCTGGGAAAAATAAAGCCAAAATTAGAATCTTAAAAAAAGGTGATAATGACCCTATTCACATTATTAATGGTAAAGTGGTTGAAAAAAATGAGGTAGAACTATTAGATAAAGAGAACATTGAAAAAGTAGAAGTATTAAAAGGCGAAGTGGCCATAAAAAAGTACGGAGATAAAGGAAAGGATGGCGTTGTAATGGTTACAACTAAAAAAAATAAAGTTAATATCATTAGTAATGATGGTAAAGACCCATTATATATTATTGATGGAAAAGAGGTGAAAAAAGATGTTTTTTCAGATTTAAATGAAAACGACATTAAAACTATGAAAGTTTTAAAAGGTGATGCTGCTATAGAAAAATATGGTAAAAAAGGAGAAAATGGTGTTATTGAAATTACCACAAAAAAGAAAAACTAA
- a CDS encoding BlaI/MecI/CopY family transcriptional regulator, which translates to MEKLTNKEEEIMHILWKLEKAFVKDVLAEIKEDKPHYNTLSTIIRNLEEKGYVAYNAYGKTHQYYPIVSKEDYRKKFMNVAINNYFNNSYKNMVSFFAKEEKISVEELKEIIALIEKEK; encoded by the coding sequence ATGGAAAAACTAACAAATAAAGAAGAAGAAATTATGCATATTTTATGGAAGCTAGAAAAGGCTTTTGTAAAAGATGTACTGGCAGAAATTAAGGAAGACAAACCACATTACAACACACTTTCTACCATTATAAGAAACTTGGAAGAAAAAGGTTATGTGGCCTATAATGCCTATGGAAAAACTCACCAATACTACCCTATTGTTAGTAAAGAGGATTATAGAAAAAAATTTATGAACGTGGCTATTAATAATTACTTTAATAATTCGTACAAAAATATGGTGTCGTTTTTTGCCAAGGAAGAAAAAATAAGTGTTGAGGAACTTAAAGAAATTATTGCTTTAATAGAAAAAGAAAAATAA
- a CDS encoding calcium/sodium antiporter: MSLLWVILGFILLVVGGEFLVRSSVALSFKFNISKMVIGMTVVSFATSAPELLVSLQAALSGSPAIAINNVVGSNIANIGLVLGVTAMVGAIAVDKSFYKLNWPVMMVFSMALYFFLKNDNALTAIEGGVLFIGLIVFLFILIRNAKKDVVIEDVDDSLAVVSNFKIVLWLLIGAAALYFGSEWLVDGSKEIARAIGVSEAVIGVSLIAIGTSVPELAASVIAAAKQEKAISLGNLIGSNIFNIGSVLGLTSIIKPIPVTEPQILSNDIFWMLGFAAVLIPMIFLPKRMQISRIKGFVLVIAYGAFMFLIFTRGKF; the protein is encoded by the coding sequence ATGAGTTTACTTTGGGTTATACTTGGTTTTATACTGTTGGTTGTAGGCGGGGAGTTTTTAGTTAGGTCTTCAGTAGCATTATCATTTAAATTCAATATATCTAAAATGGTAATTGGTATGACGGTGGTTTCCTTTGCAACCTCAGCGCCAGAGTTATTGGTAAGTCTTCAGGCAGCATTATCAGGTTCTCCAGCTATTGCTATAAACAATGTTGTAGGCTCAAATATTGCAAATATTGGTTTGGTTTTAGGAGTAACTGCTATGGTTGGTGCCATTGCTGTAGATAAATCTTTTTATAAGCTAAATTGGCCGGTAATGATGGTGTTTTCAATGGCACTTTACTTTTTTCTAAAAAATGACAATGCTTTAACAGCAATAGAAGGCGGTGTATTATTTATTGGGCTTATTGTTTTTTTATTCATACTAATTAGAAACGCAAAAAAGGATGTAGTTATAGAAGATGTAGATGATTCTTTAGCTGTAGTCTCTAATTTTAAAATTGTATTGTGGTTGCTTATAGGCGCTGCCGCTTTATATTTTGGTAGTGAATGGTTGGTAGATGGATCTAAAGAAATAGCACGAGCAATAGGTGTAAGCGAAGCGGTAATTGGGGTGTCTTTAATAGCTATTGGTACAAGTGTTCCAGAATTGGCAGCATCGGTTATTGCAGCAGCTAAACAAGAAAAAGCAATTTCGCTAGGTAATTTAATTGGCTCGAATATATTTAATATTGGTTCGGTTTTAGGGTTAACTTCTATTATTAAACCTATACCGGTTACAGAACCTCAAATACTTTCAAACGATATTTTTTGGATGCTAGGTTTCGCAGCAGTTTTAATCCCTATGATATTTTTGCCTAAACGTATGCAAATTAGTAGAATTAAGGGTTTTGTTTTAGTTATAGCTTACGGAGCCTTTATGTTTTTAATTTTTACCAGAGGTAAGTTTTAA
- a CDS encoding RNA polymerase sigma factor: protein MAETFINDIAFIKALKKGESNAYTFLVDNYHHKLCVYAYGLTNNHDLSEDIVQNVFIKIWKHRLKLKDDFSIKGYLYRSVYNEFIDQYRKQKSVVSLEKKYIDALSYIVEDEKDNSLIKLIAIVKQEIEKLPPKCKQTFLLSKKEGLTNMEIAEYLNISVKSVEAHITKAFSILRKTMGNKVNGILFLLFDQQFLLEKTK from the coding sequence ATGGCAGAAACTTTTATTAATGATATTGCTTTTATAAAAGCTTTAAAAAAAGGCGAGTCTAACGCCTACACTTTTTTAGTAGATAATTATCATCATAAGCTTTGTGTTTATGCTTATGGTTTAACTAATAATCACGATTTATCCGAAGATATAGTTCAGAATGTTTTTATAAAAATATGGAAGCATCGTTTAAAACTTAAAGATGATTTTTCTATTAAAGGTTATTTGTATAGGTCTGTTTACAATGAATTTATAGACCAATATCGTAAGCAGAAATCTGTTGTATCATTAGAAAAAAAGTATATTGATGCATTGAGTTATATTGTAGAAGATGAAAAGGACAACTCATTAATAAAGCTTATAGCAATTGTAAAACAAGAGATAGAGAAATTGCCACCAAAATGTAAACAAACCTTTTTATTAAGTAAAAAAGAAGGACTTACTAATATGGAGATTGCAGAATATTTAAACATCTCTGTAAAATCTGTTGAAGCTCATATAACCAAAGCTTTTTCTATATTAAGAAAAACTATGGGCAATAAGGTAAACGGAATTTTATTTTTATTGTTCGATCAACAATTTCTACTGGAAAAAACTAAATAA